A genomic region of Nymphaea colorata isolate Beijing-Zhang1983 chromosome 2, ASM883128v2, whole genome shotgun sequence contains the following coding sequences:
- the LOC116248592 gene encoding fructose-bisphosphate aldolase 1, chloroplastic — translation MASATLLKSSLVIDKSEFLKGQSLRSSSTASFKINSSTSPSALVVRAGSYADELVKTAKTVASPGRGILAMDESNATCGKRLASIGLENTEANRQAYRTLLVSAPGLGNYVSGAILFEETLYQSTTDGKKMVDVLVSQNIVPGIKVDKGLVPLAGSNDESWCQGLDGLASRSAAYYQQGARFAKWRTVVSIPNGPSALAVKEAAWGLARYAAISQDNGLVPIVEPEILLDGDHGIDRTFEVAQKVWAEVFFYLAENNVMFEGILLKPSMVTPGAECKERATPEQVAEYTLKLLHRRIPPAVPGIMFLSGGQSEVEATLNLNAMNQGSNPWHVSFSYARALQNTCLKTWGGRPENVKAAQDALLLRAKANSLAQLGKYTGEGETEESKQGMFVKGYVY, via the exons ATGGCGTCTGCAACTCTGCTAAAGTCCTCCCTGGTGATCGACAAATCCGAGTTCTTGAAGGGGCAGTCTCTTCGCTCCTCCTCCACAGCCAGCTTCAAGATCAACTCGTCGACCTCCCCTTCAGCACTCGTCGTCCGGGCCGGCTCCTACGCCGATGAACTCGTCAAGACTGCG AAAACTGTTGCATCTCCGGGCAGGGGAATTCTGGCAATGGACGAGTCGAACGCCACATGCGGCAAGAGGCTGGCTTCCATCGGGCTGGAGAACACGGAGGCCAACCGCCAGGCCTACCGCACCCTTCTCGTCTCGGCACCCGGCCTCGGCAACTACGTCTCCGGCGCCATCCTCTTCGAGGAGACCCTCTACCAGTCCACTACCGATGGCAAAAAGATGGTCGACGTCCTGGTCTCCCAGAACATCGTCCCTGGTATCAAGGTCGACAAG GGTCTGGTGCCCCTTGCTGGATCCAATGATGAGTCGTGGTGCCAAGGTCTTGATGGTCTTGCCTCACGGTCTGCAGCCTACTACCAGCAGGGTGCTCGCTTTGCCAAATG GCGTACTGTTGTGAGCATTCCAAATGGTCCATCTGCTCTTGCTGTGAAGGAGGCTGCCTGGGGTCTCGCCCGCTATGCCGCGATTTCGCAA GACAATGGTTTGGTTCCTATTGTGGAGCCTGAGATCTTGTTGGATGGTGATCATGGAATCGACAGGACCTTCGAGGTGGCCCAGAAAGTGTGGGCTGAGGTGTTCTTCTACTTGGCCGAGAACAATGTCATGTTTGAAGGTATCCTTTTGAAGCCCAGCATGGTCACCCCTGGAGCAGAATGCAAAGAGAGGGCTACCCCTGAGCAAGTTGCTGAATACACCCTGAAGCTCCTGCACCGCCGGATTCCACCTGCCGTCCCCGGCATCATG TTCTTGTCTGGAGGACAATCTGAAGTGGAGGCTACCCTCAACCTGAACGCCATGAACCAGGGCTCGAACCCATGGCACGTCTCCTTCTCATATGCGAGAGCTCTCCAGAACACTTGCCTCAAGACCTGGGGTGGGCGACCCGAGAATGTGAAGGCTGCACAGGATGCACTGCTCCTCAGAGCCAAGGCCAACTCTCTTGCCCAGCTTGGAAAATACACTGGTGAAGGAGAGACCGAGGAGTCTAAGCAAGGCATGTTTGTGAAGGGATATGTCTACTGA